One window of Streptomyces sp. NBC_00273 genomic DNA carries:
- a CDS encoding ABC transporter permease: MDVITGAWDWLANGANWSGESGVWHRLGEHVYVSAVALAIACAVALPIGLLLGHLGKGGTLAINISNIGRAVPVFAVLALFMVSPLRNAGYLPTIAALVLFAVPPLLTNAYVGMREVDRSVVEAARGMGMSGTQLFLRVELPLARAMVMTGLRSGAVQVIATATIAAMVGQGGLGRIITAGFNTYNTPQVVAGALLVAALALLVEGALVAADRLLLPRAAASR, encoded by the coding sequence GTGGACGTGATCACAGGGGCCTGGGACTGGCTGGCGAACGGGGCCAACTGGTCGGGGGAGAGCGGTGTCTGGCACCGGCTCGGCGAGCACGTCTACGTCAGCGCGGTCGCGCTCGCGATCGCCTGCGCGGTGGCGCTGCCGATCGGCCTGCTCCTCGGCCACCTCGGCAAGGGCGGCACCCTCGCGATCAACATCTCCAACATCGGCCGGGCCGTCCCCGTCTTCGCGGTGCTGGCGCTGTTCATGGTCTCCCCGCTGCGCAACGCCGGCTACCTGCCCACCATCGCCGCGCTCGTGCTCTTCGCCGTTCCACCGCTGCTGACCAACGCGTACGTCGGCATGCGCGAGGTGGACCGCTCGGTCGTGGAGGCGGCCCGCGGCATGGGCATGTCCGGGACCCAGCTCTTCCTGCGCGTCGAACTGCCCCTCGCGCGCGCCATGGTGATGACCGGGCTGCGCTCGGGCGCCGTGCAGGTCATCGCCACGGCCACGATCGCCGCCATGGTCGGCCAGGGCGGCCTCGGCCGGATCATCACCGCCGGCTTCAACACGTACAACACCCCGCAGGTCGTCGCGGGCGCCCTGCTGGTGGCCGCGCTCGCCCTGCTGGTGGAGGGCGCGCTGGTGGCGGCGGACCGGCTGCTGCTGCCGCGGGCGGCGGCGTCCCGCTGA
- a CDS encoding ABC transporter permease, translating to MAAQNCLVANDWICWDYVTSRSQELTDATLEHIWITGVSVLIGIAVSVPLALLARRGRHWAAPVLGLTTLLYTIPSLAMFSLLLPVFGLSAALVVTGLVLYSLTILVRNVLAGLEAVPEDVREAARGMGYGPGRLLWQVELPLALPALLAGVRIATVSTVALTTVGSIVGKGGLGNLIAPAVNSSFKAQVLTASVLCVLLALVADLLLLGVQRLLTPWTRAGARPAASSPSPSSASASASAAAPAKEA from the coding sequence ATGGCGGCACAGAACTGCCTGGTGGCGAACGACTGGATCTGCTGGGACTACGTCACCTCCCGCTCCCAGGAGCTCACCGACGCCACCCTCGAACACATCTGGATCACGGGCGTGTCGGTCCTGATCGGCATCGCCGTGTCCGTGCCGCTCGCCCTGCTGGCCCGCCGCGGCCGCCACTGGGCGGCGCCCGTCCTGGGCCTGACCACCCTCCTCTACACGATCCCCTCGCTTGCCATGTTCTCCCTGCTGCTGCCGGTCTTCGGACTCTCGGCGGCGCTGGTGGTGACCGGGCTGGTGCTGTACTCGCTGACGATCCTGGTCCGCAACGTCCTGGCCGGCCTGGAGGCCGTCCCCGAGGACGTGCGGGAGGCCGCCCGCGGCATGGGGTACGGCCCGGGGCGCCTGCTGTGGCAGGTCGAACTGCCGCTCGCGCTGCCCGCGCTGCTCGCCGGGGTCCGGATCGCGACCGTCTCGACGGTCGCGCTGACCACGGTCGGCTCCATCGTCGGCAAGGGCGGCCTCGGCAATCTCATTGCCCCGGCCGTGAACAGCTCCTTCAAGGCGCAGGTGCTCACCGCCTCGGTGCTGTGCGTGCTGCTCGCGCTCGTGGCCGACCTGCTGCTGCTCGGCGTACAGCGGCTGCTCACCCCGTGGACCCGGGCCGGCGCCCGGCCCGCGGCTTCGTCGCCGTCGCCGTCATCGGCATCGGCATCGGCGTCCGCTGCGGCTCCGGCGAAGGAGGCCTGA
- a CDS encoding ABC transporter ATP-binding protein yields the protein MIRFEHVTKRYPDGTTAVEDLSFEVAEGELVTLVGPSGCGKTTTMKMVNRLIDPTSGRILLNGEDIAAADPVELRRRIGYVIQQVGLFPHKTVLENTATVPQLIGTPKARARARAAELLELVGLDPAVYGGRYPEQLSGGQRQRVGVARALAADPPVLLMDEPFGAVDPVVRERLQNEFLTLQKTVRKTILLVTHDLEEAIRLGDRIAVYGTGTIEQFARPAAVLGAPATDYVASFVGADRGLKRLAVTAVGAADLAPAQGEDPAASVELGSTLRAALAALLQEDSGRIGVTDPESGALVGVLTPEGVHRALRRAQLQEA from the coding sequence GTGATCCGATTCGAGCACGTGACCAAGCGCTACCCCGACGGGACGACAGCCGTCGAGGACCTGTCCTTCGAGGTGGCGGAGGGTGAGCTGGTCACGCTCGTGGGACCGTCCGGCTGCGGCAAGACGACCACGATGAAGATGGTCAACCGGCTGATCGACCCGACCTCCGGCCGGATCCTGCTGAACGGCGAGGACATCGCGGCCGCCGATCCGGTCGAGCTGCGCCGCCGGATCGGGTACGTCATCCAGCAGGTCGGGCTCTTCCCGCACAAGACGGTGCTGGAGAACACGGCGACCGTGCCGCAGCTGATCGGCACCCCGAAGGCGCGGGCCCGCGCCCGGGCGGCCGAGCTGCTGGAACTGGTGGGCCTCGACCCGGCCGTGTACGGGGGCCGGTACCCGGAGCAGCTGTCCGGCGGGCAGCGCCAGCGCGTCGGCGTGGCCCGCGCGCTCGCCGCCGATCCGCCGGTGCTGCTGATGGACGAGCCGTTCGGCGCGGTGGACCCGGTGGTGCGCGAGCGGCTGCAGAACGAGTTCCTGACCCTGCAGAAAACGGTGCGCAAGACGATCCTGCTGGTCACCCACGACCTGGAGGAGGCGATCCGGCTCGGCGACCGCATCGCGGTCTACGGCACCGGCACCATCGAGCAGTTCGCCCGCCCGGCGGCCGTGCTCGGGGCGCCCGCCACCGACTACGTGGCCTCCTTCGTCGGCGCCGACCGGGGGCTCAAGCGGCTCGCGGTCACCGCGGTCGGGGCGGCCGACCTGGCCCCGGCGCAGGGAGAGGATCCGGCGGCCTCGGTGGAGTTGGGGTCGACGCTGCGCGCGGCGCTCGCCGCCCTGCTGCAGGAGGACTCGGGGCGGATCGGCGTCACGGACCCCGAATCCGGCGCGCT